The proteins below are encoded in one region of Sedimentibacter sp. zth1:
- the ltrA gene encoding group II intron reverse transcriptase/maturase: MKETKKYVESRQLHIEDYFHKSRVELEDNGKVHSISLTSDKKQNDRSVYKSNLLERILHRDNMNEAFKRVKKNKGSHGIDGLTTDELLSYLKEKGAELRQLLLDGTYTPLPVRRVEIPKDNGKKRLLGIPTAVDRVVQQSIAQVLSPIFEKKFSDSSFGFRPNRSAHDALKRCQKYMNEGYTWLVDIDLASYFDTVNHDKLIGLIYKEIKDMRIISLIRKYLNAGVMINGVVKATKLGVPQGGNLSPLLSNIMLNELDKELTRRGLNFVRYADDCNIYVRSRKAANRVMKSITKYIEQDLKLKVNTDKSKVDRPWRCKFLGYSFYTSKDGIRMRVHGKSIKKFKDKLKFLTGRSRIGNIKLTYEKIRQLVVGWINYFKLANMKSIMSKLDEWLRRRIRMCYWKQWKKISTKFNNLRRLGILKQKAWEFSNTRKGYWRISNSPILSVSITNARLKKAGLVSLLKTYTAVC; encoded by the coding sequence TTGAAAGAAACAAAGAAATACGTTGAAAGCAGACAACTTCATATTGAGGACTATTTCCATAAAAGTAGAGTGGAACTCGAGGATAATGGAAAAGTGCATAGTATTTCATTGACGTCTGATAAGAAGCAAAACGACAGAAGTGTGTATAAAAGCAATTTGCTAGAGAGAATTCTTCATAGAGACAACATGAATGAAGCATTTAAAAGAGTGAAGAAAAACAAAGGAAGCCATGGAATTGATGGGTTAACGACAGATGAACTTCTATCGTATCTTAAAGAAAAAGGTGCAGAACTAAGGCAATTGTTACTTGATGGGACATATACCCCGTTACCCGTTAGAAGAGTAGAAATACCAAAAGATAACGGAAAGAAAAGACTACTGGGAATACCAACAGCAGTAGACAGAGTAGTACAACAATCAATAGCACAAGTATTAAGTCCAATATTTGAGAAGAAATTTTCAGATAGTAGTTTTGGATTCAGACCAAACAGAAGTGCGCATGACGCTTTAAAAAGGTGTCAAAAGTACATGAATGAAGGCTATACTTGGTTAGTAGATATTGATTTAGCCTCATACTTCGATACAGTAAATCATGACAAGCTAATTGGATTGATATACAAAGAAATCAAAGATATGAGAATAATATCACTCATAAGAAAGTATCTTAATGCAGGGGTAATGATAAATGGAGTTGTGAAAGCAACAAAATTAGGAGTACCTCAAGGTGGAAATTTATCACCGCTACTTAGTAACATAATGCTCAACGAACTTGATAAAGAATTGACTAGAAGAGGTTTAAATTTCGTGAGATATGCAGATGATTGCAACATATATGTTAGAAGCAGAAAAGCTGCTAATAGAGTAATGAAAAGCATTACAAAGTATATTGAGCAAGACCTTAAATTAAAAGTTAATACGGATAAAAGCAAAGTTGACAGACCGTGGAGGTGCAAATTCTTAGGATATTCTTTCTATACATCAAAAGATGGAATTAGAATGAGAGTGCATGGAAAATCAATAAAGAAATTTAAGGATAAGCTAAAATTCTTAACAGGAAGAAGCAGAATTGGAAACATTAAACTAACCTATGAAAAGATTAGACAATTGGTAGTAGGGTGGATTAATTACTTCAAGCTTGCAAACATGAAATCCATAATGAGTAAACTTGATGAGTGGCTTAGACGTAGAATTCGAATGTGCTATTGGAAACAATGGAAAAAGATTAGTACAAAATTTAATAATTTACGGAGACTTGGTATTCTAAAACAGAAAGCATGGGAGTTTTCTAATACTAGAAAAGGCTATTGGAGAATTTCCAACAGCCCTATCTTATCTGTGTCTATAACTAATGCCAGACTTAAAAAAGCTGGATTAGTGTCTTTACTTAAAACTTACACAGCAGTATGTTAA
- a CDS encoding ABC transporter ATP-binding protein yields MKEKINSYSMKIELGILYVLLALIPSIQIIAVANFIDKVTLSFNGSASKDEVYIACVYIFLCLLGNLVFSELIKLSKIYYIQKYDIKIKDKILSKRSRLKYKYIEDKDICDDIQVIEDEPANKLLNVVTSILEIINIIIRIVGFVAIIIMQLWWIGLIVLFVVGIVTLISYKSGQIKYDAYEESAKYNRRAKYLQKVLSSRDHAQERKLFGFFDKVNLMWKNQYEKMRNVEYNANVKVFLQLGFSEGIANLLILILGVILLYPLSVGNMSVGIYISLISGSFKIVDIITRELSSNIENLTENMVFYNKLKSFLQLEEIDDIPFNNFTLTKFKTIEMKDVTFTYPKTEKLILNKLNLKFDFGKRYALVGANGSGKSTIVKLLLGLYEDYEGEILIDGVDIRKFSKKDLVNFEHAVLQDFSRYSISIKDYICLGTTKNILEKDILEVLEKVGMRKKVDELNFGINTNLGKLDEDAVDLSGGQWQRIEIARSLINDKAFTILDEPTSAIDPISEMKLYKLFSKAIKDRTSLIITHRLGAARIADEILLLKDGVIKEQGTHDELMNLHGVYYEMFDAQRSWYDEEK; encoded by the coding sequence ATGAAAGAAAAAATAAATAGCTATTCAATGAAAATTGAATTAGGGATTTTGTATGTCTTATTAGCATTAATTCCATCAATTCAAATTATTGCAGTAGCAAATTTTATAGATAAGGTTACTTTATCTTTTAATGGTTCAGCATCAAAGGATGAAGTATATATTGCATGTGTATATATTTTTTTATGCTTATTAGGCAATTTAGTTTTTTCAGAATTAATTAAGTTAAGTAAAATATATTATATACAAAAATATGATATAAAAATAAAGGATAAGATATTATCGAAACGAAGTAGGTTGAAGTATAAATATATTGAGGATAAAGATATTTGTGATGATATTCAAGTAATTGAAGATGAGCCAGCAAATAAATTATTAAATGTTGTAACAAGTATATTAGAAATAATCAATATTATAATTAGAATTGTTGGTTTTGTAGCAATAATCATTATGCAGTTATGGTGGATAGGTTTAATAGTATTATTTGTAGTAGGTATTGTTACCTTAATATCATATAAAAGTGGACAAATAAAATATGACGCTTATGAGGAATCAGCAAAATATAATAGAAGAGCAAAATACCTTCAAAAGGTTTTATCATCTAGAGATCATGCTCAAGAACGTAAATTGTTTGGATTTTTTGACAAAGTTAATTTGATGTGGAAAAATCAATATGAAAAAATGAGAAATGTCGAATATAACGCTAACGTTAAAGTGTTTTTGCAGTTAGGATTTTCAGAAGGCATTGCAAATTTACTGATATTAATATTAGGAGTAATTCTCCTTTATCCATTGAGTGTTGGAAACATGAGTGTAGGTATATATATTTCGTTGATTTCAGGAAGTTTTAAAATTGTAGATATTATAACAAGAGAATTATCTAGTAATATTGAAAATTTAACAGAAAACATGGTTTTTTATAATAAGTTGAAATCGTTTTTACAATTAGAAGAAATAGATGATATTCCTTTTAATAACTTCACACTAACTAAATTTAAAACAATTGAGATGAAAGATGTTACTTTTACATATCCAAAAACTGAAAAATTGATACTAAACAAATTAAATTTAAAATTTGATTTTGGTAAAAGATATGCGCTAGTTGGTGCTAATGGTTCAGGTAAATCAACAATAGTCAAGTTGTTGTTAGGGTTGTATGAAGACTACGAAGGTGAAATTTTAATTGATGGAGTGGACATAAGAAAGTTTAGTAAAAAAGATTTAGTAAATTTTGAACATGCTGTTTTGCAAGATTTCTCTAGATATTCAATAAGCATAAAAGATTACATATGTTTAGGAACAACAAAAAATATTTTAGAAAAAGATATATTAGAAGTATTAGAAAAGGTTGGAATGCGTAAAAAAGTCGATGAATTAAATTTTGGTATTAATACAAATTTAGGAAAATTAGATGAAGACGCAGTCGATTTATCTGGCGGTCAATGGCAAAGAATCGAAATTGCTAGAAGTTTAATTAATGATAAGGCATTTACTATTTTAGATGAGCCTACATCGGCAATTGACCCAATTAGTGAGATGAAATTATATAAGTTATTTTCAAAAGCAATTAAGGATAGAACAAGTTTAATAATTACACATAGATTAGGCGCAGCGAGAATAGCTGATGAAATATTACTTTTAAAAGATGGAGTTATAAAAGAGCAAGGAACACATGATGAATTGATGAATTTACATGGAGTATATTATGAGATGTTTGATGCTCAGAGGAGTTGGTATGATGAAGAAAAATAA
- a CDS encoding ABC transporter ATP-binding protein, giving the protein MKKNKSTVNNMKFLRMFIRIAKVSPLKFIGIYASFLFSGIMFTIVVKQKQMVFDNALEFANGNIGISIIIYMIIALFFFKLIEIVFNYIGNFLGENYDLEASQSLFDEVHRKINKLGVIAFEDKENLDKINKSYQGINCAVQFINSILDLFFMYLSFFITYGIFLASISKMLILVLVLIFVPVLYSQFVKAKIHGKLEKEIAPYRRKYKYYEDAAVGQKNFINTRSLGAFKHFRNLVMETITIMQKLRWKTEIKNDIYELSARFLSLIGYLGILVLLYRLVMRGEISIGSFAAIFTTVDEVYSLMEEAVVSRLGGYAMSYGKINNYLEFLELEEEENSESIVNGNIDLRNISFAYPNTENLALEDVTFNIKLGESIAIVGENGSGKTTLAKILTGLYKPNSGSIVWNDDKIKQVSFKKISQVFQKFQKYDMTLKDNVVISDPDNEKDNELLEKSLKQVGIDSASNTFPEGYDTMLSKEFGTVNLSGGQWQKISMARAFYRESNLIILDEPTSAIDPLEEDSIYRSFSKIINGKTSILITHRLAAIKYVDKILVLKNGKVHAFDNHNNLLKNCNYYKELWYSQANNYN; this is encoded by the coding sequence ATGAAGAAAAATAAAAGTACTGTTAATAATATGAAATTTTTAAGAATGTTTATAAGAATTGCAAAGGTTAGTCCTTTGAAATTTATAGGAATATATGCATCGTTTTTATTTTCAGGAATTATGTTTACTATAGTTGTAAAGCAGAAACAAATGGTATTTGATAATGCATTAGAGTTTGCAAATGGTAATATTGGAATTAGTATTATTATTTACATGATTATAGCTCTATTTTTCTTCAAATTAATTGAAATTGTATTTAATTACATAGGAAACTTTCTAGGCGAAAACTATGATTTAGAAGCTAGTCAGAGTTTATTTGATGAAGTTCATAGAAAAATAAACAAACTTGGAGTAATAGCTTTTGAGGATAAAGAAAATCTTGATAAAATAAACAAAAGCTATCAAGGAATAAATTGTGCTGTTCAGTTTATTAATAGTATTCTAGATTTGTTTTTCATGTATTTATCATTTTTCATTACTTATGGAATCTTTTTAGCAAGTATATCTAAAATGTTAATTTTGGTACTTGTGTTAATATTCGTTCCAGTTTTGTATTCTCAATTTGTTAAGGCGAAAATTCATGGCAAACTTGAAAAAGAAATAGCTCCTTATAGAAGAAAATATAAATATTATGAAGACGCAGCAGTTGGACAAAAGAACTTTATAAATACTCGATCTTTAGGAGCATTTAAACATTTTAGAAATCTTGTTATGGAAACTATAACAATTATGCAAAAACTTAGATGGAAAACTGAAATAAAAAATGACATTTATGAATTATCAGCTAGATTTCTATCCTTAATTGGATATTTGGGTATTTTGGTTTTACTATATAGATTAGTGATGCGAGGTGAGATTTCTATTGGTTCATTTGCTGCAATTTTTACTACAGTAGATGAAGTTTATTCACTTATGGAAGAGGCGGTAGTTTCCAGATTAGGTGGTTATGCGATGAGTTACGGAAAAATTAATAATTACTTAGAATTTTTAGAACTAGAAGAGGAAGAAAATTCTGAATCAATTGTTAATGGTAATATAGATTTGAGAAATATAAGTTTTGCTTATCCAAACACAGAAAATTTAGCTTTAGAAGATGTAACCTTTAATATTAAATTAGGTGAAAGCATTGCGATAGTTGGAGAAAATGGTTCTGGAAAAACTACTTTAGCAAAAATTTTAACTGGTTTATATAAACCGAATAGCGGTAGTATTGTATGGAATGATGATAAAATAAAACAAGTTTCGTTTAAAAAAATATCTCAAGTCTTTCAGAAATTTCAAAAGTATGATATGACTTTGAAGGACAATGTTGTAATTAGTGATCCAGATAATGAAAAAGACAACGAGTTACTAGAAAAATCACTGAAACAAGTAGGCATTGATTCTGCAAGCAACACTTTCCCTGAAGGATATGATACAATGCTTTCAAAAGAATTTGGAACCGTTAATTTATCTGGAGGTCAATGGCAAAAAATTTCAATGGCAAGAGCTTTCTATAGGGAAAGTAATTTAATCATATTAGATGAGCCAACATCAGCAATTGATCCTTTAGAAGAAGATTCAATATATAGAAGTTTTTCTAAAATAATAAATGGAAAGACAAGCATATTAATTACGCATAGATTAGCAGCTATTAAGTATGTTGATAAAATTTTAGTTTTGAAAAATGGCAAAGTACATGCTTTTGATAATCATAACAATCTATTGAAAAATTGTAATTATTATAAAGAATTGTGGTATTCTCAAGCAAATAATTATAATTAA